Sequence from the Sulfitobacter pacificus genome:
GTAGGGAGCGCCGCGCCGAGGCGACCTTGGCCCGGTCCCGATCAGGTCGCGCGCATGCAGCCGCCCGATCAGATCACGGCTGATCTCCTTACCGAAGATGTCCTTCAGCCCGTCGCGTGTGATCGGTTGGTGATAGGCGATGGCGGCCAGGACCGCGACGTCGAATTCGCTCAGGTCCAGCAATTGGTCCCCGATATCTGCCGCCGCGCGGATCGCGGGGCCGTAGGTGGCGCGCGTGCGGAACATCAAGCCCCCGGCGACCTGGGCGATCTCGAAGGCCCGCCCTTCCAGATCGGCGGCAAGGTCCTCGACCAGCAGGTCGACCGAGGCCCCCTGCCCCACCACGCGCGCCAGGTCGTCGCGCGGCACCGGCGAGGCAGAGGCAAAGAGCACCGCCTCGATCCGGCGCATCCATTCCCGCCAGCGCGCCTCCGGCGGCAGGTCGAGCAACTCACGATCCAATTCGGGGTCAGAGCGATCCTTCGCCATCCCTACACTCCGTAGAGCCGGAAGGTGTCGCGCCCGGACAGTTCGC
This genomic interval carries:
- the scpB gene encoding SMC-Scp complex subunit ScpB, with the protein product MAKDRSDPELDRELLDLPPEARWREWMRRIEAVLFASASPVPRDDLARVVGQGASVDLLVEDLAADLEGRAFEIAQVAGGLMFRTRATYGPAIRAAADIGDQLLDLSEFDVAVLAAIAYHQPITRDGLKDIFGKEISRDLIGRLHARDLIGTGPRSPRRGAPYTFVTTEQFLVAFGLESLRDLPDREQLEDAGVVAEASQVDFG